One Dioscorea cayenensis subsp. rotundata cultivar TDr96_F1 chromosome 17, TDr96_F1_v2_PseudoChromosome.rev07_lg8_w22 25.fasta, whole genome shotgun sequence DNA window includes the following coding sequences:
- the LOC120280507 gene encoding DEAD-box ATP-dependent RNA helicase 31-like: protein MARQILPLRVLTFRGAFGIFSRHLTPYLKPRILPSDLRRNLDASGSNVGVRMFSSRSGRSRDHHRRGGVAGQGKSLIDDEAELSDWVSDLKTDSFQLGLSSDDDRANRDRGRRSGGRDSGRDAAPSMRNQGALKRSRDTDSGGFLRFSDKRQSRDVRGSGSFSRKRFDSALEEDEDEDEDEVEDDLLSSRRRKERGGKAGFSNGIVRRGGKEVETVFRQQRSVRGPSLDASSEEEDDDEEDASGSEDDFFGDKPDMKKGNSRNGLKTASSRELGEENNATLAPRRSIEQSESYLSETRFDQCSISPLSLKGIKAAGYERMTIVQEATLPVILKGKDVLAKAKTGTGKTVAFLLPAIEVIAKLPPVDRDQKRPPVNVLVICPTRELASQAATEAETLLKFHPSIGVQVVIGGTRLSLEQKRMQANPCQILVATPGRLRDHLENTPGFATRLMGVKVLVLDEADRLLDMGFRKDIEKIVAAVPKQRQTLLFSATVPDEVRQVCYFAMKRDHEFVNTVEEGSEETHSQVKQMQVVAPLEKQFSILYALLTEHIAEDVDYKVIVFCTTAMVTRLVADLLAELHLNVREIHSRKPQSYRTRVSKEFKESKGLILVSSDVSARGVDYPDVTLVIQVGIPADREQYIHRLGRTGRKGKEGKGILMLAPWEDFFLSSVKDLPITKAPLPLIDPDTRKKVERALAHVQMKNKESAYQAWLGYYNSNKSIGRDKHHLVTLANEFSSSMGLDTPPAIPKLVLRKMGLNNVPGLRTK from the exons ATGGCGAGACAGATCCTCCCTCTCCGCGTCCTTACCTTTCGCGGAGCCTTTGGCATCTTTTCTCGGCATCTCACCCCCTATCTCAAGCCACGGATTCTGCCTTCCGACCTTCGCCGGAACCTTGATGCGTCTGGATCCAATGTCGGCGTTCGGATGTTCTCCAGTCGGTCTGGTAGGTCCCGCGATCATCACAGGCGGGGAGGCGTTGCCGGCCAGGGAAAGAGCCTTATTGACGATGAGGCTGAGCTTAGTGATTGGGTGAGTGATTTGAAGACTGATTCTTTCCAATTGGGTCTTAGTAGTGACGATGATAGGGCAAATCGGGATCGGGGGCGGAGGAGTGGTGGTAGAGATAGTGGTAGGGATGCTGCTCCATCTATGAGGAATCAGGGTGCTTTGAAGAGGAGTAGGGATACTGATTCAGGTGGTTTCTTGCGTTTCTCTGATAAGAGGCAGTCCCGGGATGTGAGAGGCTCTGGTTCGTTCTCAAGAAAACGATTTGATAGTGCTTTGGAGGAGGATgaagatgaggatgaggatgaggttGAAGATGATTTGTTGTCCTCTAGGCGGCGAAAGGAGAGGGGCGGAAAGGCTGGGTTTTCTAATGGTATCGTGAGAAGAGGAGGTAAAGAGGTTGAAACGGTTTTTAGACAGCAGAGAAGTGTGAGAGGCCCCAGTCTTGATGCATCTagcgaagaagaagatgatgatgaagaggacGCTTCTGGTTCTGAAGATGACTTCTTTGGTGACAAGCCAGACATGAAAAAAGGGAATTCGAGGAATGGCTTAAAAACTGCCAGTTCCCGTGAATTGGGTGAAGAAAATAATGCAACACTGGCACCAAGAAGATCCATTGAACAGAGTGAATCTTATCTAAGCGAAACCAG GTTTGATCAGTGCTCCATTTCTCCATTGTCACTCAAAGGGATAAAAGCAGCTGGATACGAGAGGATGACTATAGTACAGGAAGCAACTCTTCCTGTTATTCTCAAAG GGAAAGATGTTCTTGCAAAAGCAAAGACTGGAACAGGAAAAACAGTAGCATTTTTG CTTCCAGCCATTGAAGTTATTGCGAAATTACCTCCTGTTGATCGTGATCAAAAAAGGCCTCCAGTTAATGTGCTCGTTATCTGTCCCACTCGGGAGCTTGCTAGCCAAGCTGCAACTGAGGCCGAGACACTTCTAAAATTTCACCCTTCAATTGGTGTACAAGTGGTGATTGGTGGCACAAGATTGTCCCTAGAACAAAAAAGAATGCAAGCTAACCCTTGCCAG ATTCTTGTAGCAACACCAGGTAGACTTAGAGATCATCTAGAGAATACCCCTGGATTTGCAACTCGGTTGATGGGTGTAAAGGTCCTTGTTCTTGATGAAGCTGATCGCTTATTAGATATGGGATTTCGAAAGGACATTGAAAAAATTGTAGCTGCTGTTCCAAAACAACGACAGACACTTCTGTTTTCTGCAACAGTTCCAGATGAG GTCCGTCAAGTATGCTATTTTGCCATGAAAAGAGACCATGAGTTTGTTAACACAGTCGAAGAGGGTAGTGAGGAGACACATTCTCAG GTAAAACAGATGCAGGTAGTGGCACCTTTAGAGAAGCAATTCTCCATCTTGTATGCCCTTCTTACAGAGCATATAGCAGAAGATGTCGACTATAAG GTCATAGTATTCTGTACCACTGCTATGGTTACAAGACTTGTTGCTGATCTTCTTGCCGAGTTGCACTTGAATGTGCGGGAGATCCATTCTAGAAAGCCACAAAGTTATAGAACACGAGTTTCTAAAGAATTTAAAGAGTCAAAGGGTCTTATACTAGTGAGTTCTGATGTTTCTGCCAGGGGAGTTGATTACCCTGATGTTACTCTTGTTATACAG GTGGGAATTCCTGCAGACAGAGAGCAGTATATACATCGGCTTGGTCGAACTGGTCGGAAAGGCAAAGAAGGAAAGGGCATTCTGATGTTGGCCCCCTGGGAAGATTTCTTCTTATCTAGCGTCAAAGATTTACCAATAACAAAGGCTCCATTACCATTAATTGATCCAGATACCAGAAAAAAG GTTGAACGTGCTCTTGCCCATGTGCAAATGAAGAACAAAGAATCAGCGTACCAGGCATGGCTTGGTTATTACAATTCTAACAAAAGTATCGGACGTGATAAGCACCATTTAGTGACACTTGCCAACGAGTTCAGCAGTAGCATGGGTCTCGATACCCCTCCAGCCATACCGAAACTAGTGCTGAGAAAGATGGGCCTCAACAACGTGCCTGGTCTGCGCACCAAGTAA